The following proteins come from a genomic window of Emys orbicularis isolate rEmyOrb1 chromosome 9, rEmyOrb1.hap1, whole genome shotgun sequence:
- the NLGN1 gene encoding neuroligin-1 isoform X8 has product MVYIHGGSYMEGTGNLYDGSVLASYGNVIVITVNYRLGVLGFLSTGDQAAKGNYGLLDLIQALRWTSENIGFFGGDPLRITVFGSGAGGSCVNLLTLSHYSEGLFQRAIAQSGTALSSWAVSFQPAKYARMLATKVGCNMSDTVELVECLQKKPYRELVDQDIQPARYHIAFGPVIDGDVIPDDPQILMEQGEFLNYDIMLGVNQGEGLKFVENIVDSEDGISASDFDFAVSNFVDNLYGYPEGKDILRETIKFMYTDWADRHNPETRRKTLLALFTDHQWVAPAVATADLHSNFGSPTYFYAFYHHCQTDQVPAWADAAHGDEVPYVLGIPMIGPTELFPCNFSKNDVMLSAVVMTYWTNFAKTGDPNQPVPQDTKFIHTKPNRFEEVAWTRYSQKDQLYLHIGLKPRVKEHYRANKVNLWLELVPHLHNLNDISQYTSTTTKVPSTDITFRPTRKNSVPVTSAFPTAKQDDPKQQPSPFSVDQRDYSTELSVTIAVGASLLFLNILAFAALYYKKDKRRHDVHRRCSPQRTTTNDLAHAQEEEIMSLQMKHTDLDHECESIHPHEVVLRTACPPDYTLAMRRSPDDIPLMTPNTITMIPNTIPGIQPLHTFNTFTGGQNNTLPHPHPHPHSHSTTRV; this is encoded by the exons GTTTCTTGAGTACTGGGGATCAAGCAGCAAAAGGAAACTATGGCCTCCTTGATCTAATCCAGGCTTTGCGATGGACTAGTGAAAATATTGGGTTCTTTGGTGGTGACCCATTAAGAATAACTGTTTTTGGATCCGGTGCAGGCGGTTCATGCGTCAATCTGTTGACTTTATCCCATTATTCTGAAG GACTTTTTCAAAGAGCAATAGctcaaagtggaacagctctcTCCAGCTGGGCAGTTAGTTTCCAACCTGCAAAATATGCCAGGATGTTGGCTACAAAagttggttgcaacatgtcagacACTGTAGAATTGGTAGAGTGTCTACAGAAGAAGCCTTATAGAGAACTTGTGGACCAGGACATTCAACCAGCACGATACCACATAGCCTTTGGACCAGTAATTGATGGTGATGTGATACCAGATGATCCTCAGATATTGATGGAACAAGGAGAATTCCTCAACTATGACATAATGTTGGGAGTTAACCAAGGAGAAGGTTTAAAATTTGTTGAAAATATAGTTGATAGTGAAGATGGCATATCAGCTAGTGATTTTGACTTTGCTGTTTCCAATTTTGTCGATAACTTATATGGATACCCTGAAGGCAAAGATATATTGAGAGAAACTATTAAATTTATGTATACTGACTGGGCAGACCGACACAATCCAGAGACAAGAAGGAAAACACTGCTAGCTTTGTTTACTGATCACCAGTGGGTTGCACCAGCAGTGGCTACAGCAGATCTTCATTCGAATTTTGGATCGCCTACATACTTCTATGCCTTCTACCATCATTGCCAAACAGATCAGGTACCTGCTTGGGCAGATGCAGCCCATGGAGATGAGGTTCCTTATGTACTGGGAATCCCTATGATTGGTCCTACTGAATTATTTCCCTGTAATTTCTCCAAAAATGATGTCATGCTAAGCGCAGTGGTGATGACATACTGGACAAACTTTGCAAAAACTGG TGACCCAAATCAACCAGTCCCACAAGATACAAAATTCATTCATACTAAACCCAATCGTTTTGAGGAAGTAGCATGGACCAGATATTCTCAAAAAGACCAACTGTATCTTCACATTGGATTAAAACCACGAGTGAAGGAACATTACAGGGCCAATAAAGTGAACCTGTGGCTGGAACTGGTACCTCATCTGCACAATCTTAACGACATTTCACAGTATACCTCGACCACAACTAAAGTGCCATCAACTGATATTACTTTCAGACCAACAAGGAAAAATTCTGTACCTGTTACTTCAGCCTTTCCTACAGCCAAACAAGATGATCCCAAACAACAACCAAGTCCATTTTCAGTGGATCAAAGGGACTATTCCACAGAGTTGAGTGTTACTATTGCAGTTGGAGCATCTTTGCTATTCCTAAACATTCTGGCCTTTGCAGCATTGTACTACAAAAAGGACAAGAGGAGACATGATGTTCATAGGAGATGTAGCCCACAGCGTACTACTACCAATGATCTTGCCCATGCACAAGAAGAGGAGATAATGTCCCTCCAAATGAAGCACACTGACTTGGATCATGAATGTGAGTCCATCCATCCACATGAGGTGGTTCTTCGGACCGCCTGTCCCCCAGACTACACACTAGCTATGAGAAGGTCTCCTGATGATATTCCCTTAATGACACCCAACACCATTACAATGATTCCCAACACTATACCAGGGATTCAGCCCCTACACACATTCAATACCTTTACTGGAGGACAGAATAatactctgccccacccccatccccacccccattcacacTCAACAACCAGGGTATAG